Proteins encoded by one window of Vibrio rumoiensis:
- a CDS encoding protein disulfide oxidoreductase, which produces MKSIKSKLIGLFKYLLLLIIVSIAVDLWRSQSVPTQTSFTLKAEDINQQWIDIEALSQQQLVVVYFWASWCSVCQLVTPSVNWVSDYYPTVGVSLSSGESHKLQRYFEYKQLGFANINDPRSQIGQQWGVNVTPTIFIVKNGEIKHITTGFTSPLGLLARLWLS; this is translated from the coding sequence ATGAAGTCGATAAAATCAAAACTGATTGGGCTATTCAAGTACCTATTATTGCTGATTATCGTCTCAATTGCGGTTGATCTATGGCGTAGTCAGTCAGTACCAACACAAACCAGTTTTACCCTCAAAGCAGAAGATATTAATCAACAATGGATTGATATTGAGGCGCTTAGCCAACAGCAACTTGTGGTGGTGTACTTCTGGGCGAGCTGGTGTTCGGTGTGTCAGTTAGTCACGCCAAGTGTTAATTGGGTGAGCGATTACTACCCCACGGTCGGCGTTTCCCTATCATCTGGTGAGTCGCACAAACTGCAACGCTACTTTGAATATAAACAGTTGGGCTTTGCCAACATCAATGATCCTCGTAGCCAGATCGGCCAACAGTGGGGAGTGAATGTCACGCCAACCATTTTCATCGTAAAAAATGGCGAGATTAAACACATCACCACCGGCTTTACCTCGCCACTCGGTTTACTTGCCCGTCTATGGCTAAGTTAA
- the gmk gene encoding guanylate kinase, which yields MGKGTLYIVSAPSGAGKSSLISAMLEKNPNYAMKVSISHTTRDQRPGEEDGVHYHFVEKDHFIELMEQGVFLEHAEVFGNYYGTSRVWIEENLNKGIDIFLDIDWQGARQIRTQMPHAKGIFILPPSNGELERRLNTRGQDSEEVIAGRMSKAKSEISHYDEYDYLIINDDFDAALMDFKAIIRAERLRQDKQAVKYNGMLQALLAE from the coding sequence ATCGGTAAAGGTACCCTTTATATTGTTTCTGCACCCAGTGGTGCGGGTAAATCTAGCCTTATTTCTGCAATGTTAGAAAAAAACCCTAACTATGCGATGAAGGTGTCCATTTCACATACCACTCGTGATCAACGCCCAGGTGAAGAAGACGGCGTTCATTATCACTTTGTTGAAAAAGATCACTTTATTGAGTTAATGGAACAAGGTGTATTTCTCGAACATGCTGAAGTGTTTGGTAATTATTACGGCACCTCTCGTGTGTGGATTGAAGAAAACCTCAATAAAGGCATTGATATTTTCTTAGATATCGATTGGCAAGGTGCGCGTCAAATTCGTACCCAAATGCCACACGCCAAAGGCATTTTTATTTTGCCACCATCAAACGGTGAACTAGAGCGCCGTTTGAATACTCGAGGGCAAGACAGCGAAGAAGTGATCGCCGGTCGTATGAGTAAAGCAAAATCTGAAATTTCGCATTATGATGAATACGATTATCTGATCATCAATGATGACTTCGATGCTGCATTAATGGACTTTAAAGCCATTATTCGTGCTGAGCGTCTAAGACAAGACAAACAAGCGGTTAAATATAACGGCATGTTACAAGCCTTACTGGCTGAATAA
- the spoT gene encoding bifunctional GTP diphosphokinase/guanosine-3',5'-bis pyrophosphate 3'-pyrophosphohydrolase, with translation MYLFESLKAVAQEYLPESQIETLREAFLVAKEAHEGQTRSSGEPYIIHPVAVARILAEMHLDNETLMAALLHDVIEDTEVTKEDLAAQFGETVAELVDGVSKLDKLKFRDRKEAQAENFRKMILAMVQDIRVILIKLADRTHNMRTLGALRPDKRRRIARETVEIFSPLAHRLGIHNIKTELEELGFEALYPNRYRVLKEVVKAARGNRKEMIQRIHSEIEGRLQEAGLQVRVLGREKNLYSIYNKMRTKEQRFHTIMDIYAFRVIVDTADTCYRVLGQVHNLYKPRPGRMKDYIAVPKANGYQSLHTSMVGPHGVPVEVQIRTEDMDQMADKGVAAHWSYKANGDSSGTTAQIKAQRWMQSLLELQQSAGNSFEFIEHVKSDLFPDEIFVFTPKGRIIELPAGATPVDFAYAVHTDVGNTCVGARVDRNPYPLSKALKNGQTIEIISAPGARPNAAWLNYVVTSRARTKIRQVLKTMRRDESVALGRRLLNHALGDLSISDISEGNIAHVLSDLKLKSLDELLASIGLGELMSIVIARRLLGDADELTELPTPDGESSSKKKLPIRGAEGILLTYAKCCHPIPDDHIVAHVSPGRGLVIHRETCPNIRGYQKEPERYMAVEWSKDFEQEFITELKVDMQNRQGALADLTNVVSSTGSNIHGIATEERDGRLYTITLLLTTKDRVHLAEVMRRIRVMPHALKVRRARN, from the coding sequence TTGTACTTATTTGAAAGTTTAAAGGCCGTTGCCCAAGAATATTTGCCAGAGTCTCAAATTGAGACTCTGCGTGAAGCCTTTTTGGTCGCAAAAGAGGCTCATGAAGGCCAAACTCGCTCGAGTGGCGAACCTTACATCATCCACCCAGTTGCGGTCGCCCGTATTCTGGCTGAAATGCATCTCGATAACGAAACCTTAATGGCGGCGTTGTTGCATGATGTGATTGAAGATACCGAGGTCACTAAAGAAGATCTCGCCGCTCAATTTGGTGAAACCGTTGCCGAATTAGTTGATGGTGTCTCTAAACTCGACAAACTCAAATTCCGCGATCGTAAAGAAGCTCAAGCTGAAAACTTCCGTAAAATGATCTTAGCCATGGTGCAAGACATTCGCGTGATTCTCATTAAGCTGGCTGACCGTACCCACAATATGCGCACCCTTGGCGCATTACGCCCAGATAAACGTCGCCGTATCGCCCGTGAAACAGTTGAAATCTTCTCTCCCCTTGCCCACCGTTTAGGTATTCACAACATAAAGACTGAACTCGAAGAGCTCGGTTTTGAAGCTTTGTATCCTAATCGCTACCGAGTATTGAAAGAAGTAGTGAAAGCGGCGCGCGGCAACCGTAAAGAAATGATTCAACGCATTCACAGTGAAATTGAAGGTCGCTTACAAGAAGCCGGCTTACAAGTTCGCGTACTCGGTCGAGAAAAAAACCTATACTCTATCTACAATAAAATGCGCACGAAAGAGCAACGTTTCCATACTATTATGGATATTTATGCTTTCCGCGTGATTGTCGATACTGCCGACACTTGCTACCGAGTATTAGGTCAAGTACATAACCTGTACAAGCCTCGCCCTGGCCGCATGAAAGATTACATTGCGGTACCAAAAGCCAATGGCTATCAATCGTTACATACTTCAATGGTTGGCCCACATGGCGTACCGGTTGAAGTTCAGATCCGTACTGAAGATATGGATCAAATGGCGGACAAAGGTGTGGCAGCACACTGGTCGTATAAAGCCAATGGTGATAGCTCCGGCACCACTGCGCAAATTAAAGCGCAGCGTTGGATGCAAAGCTTGCTCGAATTACAACAAAGTGCCGGCAACTCGTTTGAGTTTATCGAGCACGTTAAATCCGATCTCTTCCCTGATGAGATTTTTGTATTTACCCCGAAAGGTCGCATCATTGAATTGCCCGCGGGTGCAACCCCGGTCGACTTCGCTTATGCGGTACACACTGACGTCGGTAATACCTGTGTCGGTGCTCGTGTTGATCGTAACCCATACCCGTTAAGCAAAGCGCTGAAAAATGGCCAAACCATTGAAATCATCAGTGCTCCAGGAGCTCGTCCGAATGCCGCATGGTTGAACTATGTGGTGACCTCCCGCGCTCGTACTAAAATACGTCAAGTATTGAAGACGATGCGCCGTGATGAATCGGTCGCGCTTGGCCGTCGTTTGCTCAATCATGCACTGGGCGATCTGTCTATCAGTGATATCAGCGAAGGCAACATCGCGCATGTGTTATCTGACCTTAAACTGAAATCATTGGATGAATTACTGGCTTCGATTGGCTTAGGTGAATTGATGAGTATTGTCATTGCTCGTCGTTTACTTGGTGATGCCGATGAACTGACCGAACTTCCAACGCCCGATGGCGAATCTTCTTCCAAGAAGAAACTGCCTATCCGTGGTGCAGAAGGCATCTTGCTGACTTACGCGAAATGTTGTCACCCGATCCCAGATGATCACATTGTTGCGCATGTTTCACCGGGACGAGGTTTGGTGATCCACCGTGAAACCTGCCCAAATATCCGTGGTTACCAGAAAGAGCCTGAGCGTTATATGGCAGTTGAATGGTCGAAGGATTTTGAGCAAGAATTCATTACTGAACTCAAAGTCGATATGCAGAACCGTCAAGGTGCGCTAGCCGATTTGACCAATGTTGTCTCTTCTACTGGCTCGAATATTCACGGTATTGCCACCGAAGAACGTGATGGGCGTTTATATACCATCACTTTACTATTAACGACAAAAGACCGAGTACATCTTGCTGAAGTCATGAGACGCATTCGAGTGATGCCTCATGCACTCAAAGTGCGTCGAGCTCGTAACTAG
- a CDS encoding DUF1338 domain-containing protein, producing MVTVEQLFEQLWQDYAKRLCPSASKVQKLLSQKSDKLINDHIALRTFSGSKLGLAQLAKHFVELGYQPAGEYHFEAKKLYAQHYQHPDPLYPKVFISELCLDQCSDALQQIVNKLLHDLPSQYSDDVRFLFQGRPWRVSKDDYQTLAQESEYAAWVAAHGFGANHFTVSVNHLAGFLDLEQVNDFLVWHHFEMNHSGGDIKGSKEVGLQQSSTLADKVKVEFSDGELVIPGGFYEFAKRFEMEAGGLYQGFVTASADKIFESTNM from the coding sequence ATGGTAACGGTTGAACAATTATTTGAGCAACTTTGGCAAGATTATGCCAAACGCTTGTGTCCTTCAGCGTCAAAAGTGCAAAAATTATTGAGTCAAAAAAGTGATAAATTAATCAATGATCATATTGCATTGCGAACTTTCTCAGGCAGCAAGTTAGGGCTCGCTCAACTTGCTAAGCATTTTGTTGAGCTTGGTTATCAGCCGGCGGGAGAGTACCACTTTGAAGCAAAAAAATTGTATGCTCAACATTACCAACATCCCGATCCTCTATACCCTAAAGTATTCATTAGTGAATTATGTTTGGATCAATGCTCAGACGCGCTTCAGCAAATCGTTAATAAGCTGCTGCATGACTTGCCAAGCCAATATAGTGATGATGTTCGGTTTTTATTTCAAGGTCGACCTTGGCGTGTTAGCAAAGACGATTATCAAACACTCGCGCAAGAAAGTGAGTATGCCGCTTGGGTTGCCGCCCATGGTTTTGGCGCCAATCATTTCACCGTCAGCGTCAATCATCTAGCGGGGTTTCTCGATTTGGAACAAGTGAATGACTTCTTAGTGTGGCATCACTTTGAAATGAATCATTCGGGTGGTGATATTAAAGGCAGCAAAGAGGTTGGTTTACAGCAATCTTCAACTTTAGCGGACAAAGTTAAGGTGGAATTTAGCGATGGCGAATTGGTGATCCCCGGTGGGTTTTATGAATTTGCTAAGCGCTTTGAGATGGAAGCTGGTGGCTTATATCAAGGTTTTGTCACCGCATCAGCCGATAAGATTTTTGAAAGTACCAATATGTAA
- the rph gene encoding ribonuclease PH: MSSTLRPNDRAADQVRPIKMTRNYTAYAEGSVLVEFGNTKVLCNASVEEKVPGWLKGRGKGWVTAEYGMLPRATHTRNRREAASGKQGGRTMEIQRLIARSLRAVVDLEVLGEMMITVDCDVIQADGGTRTASISGASVALADAIQSLMASGKLKKNPMKGHVAAVSVGILGEHALCDLEYVEDSAADTDMNVVMTEEGKMIEVQGTAEGEAFSRQELNQLLDLAEKGINDIIAVQKATLAE, translated from the coding sequence ATGTCTTCAACTTTACGCCCAAATGATCGCGCTGCTGATCAAGTTCGTCCGATTAAAATGACTCGTAACTATACGGCTTATGCTGAAGGTTCAGTATTGGTTGAGTTTGGTAACACCAAGGTGTTGTGTAATGCCAGTGTTGAAGAAAAAGTACCGGGTTGGTTAAAAGGCCGTGGTAAAGGTTGGGTAACTGCTGAATACGGTATGCTGCCACGTGCAACCCATACTCGTAACCGTCGTGAAGCTGCCAGTGGTAAACAAGGCGGCCGTACTATGGAAATCCAACGTCTGATAGCTCGTAGCCTACGTGCGGTCGTCGATTTAGAGGTACTCGGCGAAATGATGATCACCGTTGATTGTGATGTGATTCAAGCGGATGGCGGCACACGTACCGCTTCTATTTCTGGTGCAAGTGTTGCCTTGGCTGATGCGATTCAATCATTAATGGCTTCTGGTAAATTGAAGAAGAACCCGATGAAAGGTCACGTTGCTGCGGTTTCAGTGGGTATTCTAGGTGAGCACGCGTTATGCGATTTAGAGTATGTGGAAGATTCTGCTGCCGATACCGATATGAACGTGGTGATGACCGAAGAAGGTAAGATGATTGAAGTGCAAGGCACCGCCGAGGGCGAAGCGTTCTCTCGTCAAGAATTGAATCAGTTACTGGATTTAGCCGAGAAAGGCATTAACGATATTATCGCGGTCCAGAAAGCCACTCTGGCGGAATAG
- a CDS encoding YicC/YloC family endoribonuclease translates to MIYSMTAYARKEIKSDWGNAVWEIRSVNQRYLETYFRLPEQFRGLEPILRERFRKRLARGKVECHLRFEANTKAQSALNINEDLAKQVIQAANQVMSLTGEDSRINPFQVMNWPGVMEAPEQDMDAIQKELLAAFEEAMTDFIDARGREGANMKALIDQRLEAITAEAAKVRARMPEILQWQRDRLMNKFEEAKIELDSSRVEQELILLAQKSDVAEELDRLDSHVKEANNIMKKGGACGRKLDFMMQEFNREANTLASKSISTDVTASGVELKVLIEQMREQIQNIE, encoded by the coding sequence ATGATCTATAGCATGACCGCTTATGCCCGCAAAGAAATCAAATCTGATTGGGGCAATGCCGTATGGGAAATTCGCAGCGTTAACCAACGTTATTTAGAAACTTACTTCCGCCTACCAGAACAATTCCGTGGTTTAGAGCCAATCCTACGTGAGCGTTTTCGTAAGCGTCTAGCACGCGGTAAAGTAGAATGTCACCTACGTTTTGAAGCGAATACCAAAGCGCAAAGTGCCCTCAACATCAATGAAGATCTTGCTAAGCAAGTGATTCAAGCGGCCAACCAAGTGATGTCGCTAACCGGTGAAGACTCCCGCATTAACCCATTCCAAGTGATGAACTGGCCGGGCGTGATGGAAGCACCAGAGCAAGATATGGATGCTATCCAAAAAGAATTGCTTGCGGCATTTGAAGAAGCGATGACCGATTTCATCGACGCGCGTGGCCGTGAAGGTGCCAATATGAAAGCGCTGATCGACCAACGCCTTGAAGCCATCACAGCAGAAGCTGCCAAAGTCCGTGCTCGCATGCCAGAGATCCTACAATGGCAACGTGATCGCCTAATGAATAAATTTGAAGAAGCCAAAATCGAACTCGACAGCTCACGCGTTGAGCAAGAGCTGATTCTACTGGCGCAAAAATCTGACGTAGCCGAAGAACTCGACCGCCTAGATTCTCACGTAAAAGAAGCCAACAACATTATGAAAAAAGGCGGTGCCTGTGGTCGTAAACTCGATTTCATGATGCAAGAATTCAACCGTGAAGCGAATACGTTAGCGTCTAAATCAATTAGTACAGATGTAACCGCATCAGGTGTTGAGCTGAAAGTCTTGATTGAGCAAATGAGAGAGCAAATTCAGAATATTGAGTAA
- the rpoZ gene encoding DNA-directed RNA polymerase subunit omega, which produces MARVTVQDAVEKVGNRFDLVLIAARRARQMQTGNKDALVPEENDKTTVIALREIEEGLITKEVLDARERQEQQEQDAAELAAVSSIVHHR; this is translated from the coding sequence ATGGCACGCGTAACTGTCCAAGACGCTGTTGAAAAAGTCGGTAACCGTTTCGACCTAGTCCTAATTGCGGCTCGCCGCGCTCGTCAAATGCAAACTGGCAACAAAGATGCATTGGTTCCTGAAGAAAATGATAAGACCACGGTTATCGCACTACGCGAAATCGAAGAAGGCTTGATCACCAAAGAAGTACTAGACGCACGTGAGCGCCAAGAACAACAAGAGCAAGACGCGGCAGAACTAGCAGCAGTAAGCAGCATCGTTCACCACCGTTAA
- a CDS encoding protein-disulfide reductase DsbD family protein, which yields MPFFTVFTRLQSKLCPLRFGLFGLFALFSIQLTAAPLTTGWIKAPQHPPVEVQFVLTGQMDADQHVAGFIEVKLDDDWKTYWRSPGEGGVSPELNWQAPSNIETVDWQWPYPQRFDVLGIETLGYKHDVLFPLSIKVEDSHQPVTFKANLSLSSCSTVCVITDYPLELSFTPSDLQADPEAMRRYAQAVSLVPQDSSRLDNARATWDESNHKLQVSLTSQQGWQQPDLFIDGKAENVADSSFSHPRVSIDGNQLTAWFDVSNWLGEPNLSGESVQITVVDKQFIAEQTIALTDGPVIEAGAGSSLLTMFLFALLGGLILNVMPCVLPVLGMKLTSVLSVEHQQKSQVRMQSFASAAGIIFSFWLIAVSLALLKWSGQSIGWGIQFQSAGFLGVMALVTALFGANMLGLFELRLPASMNTWLATKGGNNHSGHFIQGMFATLLATPCSAPFLGTAVAFALGASWLTLFLIFTGLGIGMALPWLLVALRPSLALKLPRPGQWMNRLKVVFGLMMLATCVWLITLLSSHLSTGLLWAISACALLLLVWRSVQVFGGRLVGITASLGLIAAALVFFIASLTADHWRSPLPAELSWQPLDTQHIQQQVAAGNTVFVDVTADWCITCKANKIGVLLQQPVYDALQQDKIVRMQDDWTVPNPQVSEYLQSYNRFGVPFNIVYGPQAPQGIELPVIYSSDDVMQAIAQASGGVQ from the coding sequence ATGCCATTTTTTACTGTATTCACACGCCTTCAATCTAAGCTTTGTCCATTGCGCTTTGGGTTGTTTGGGCTATTTGCTTTATTCAGCATTCAATTAACCGCCGCACCATTGACGACGGGCTGGATTAAAGCACCACAGCACCCGCCAGTTGAGGTGCAATTTGTATTAACGGGACAGATGGATGCTGACCAGCATGTCGCCGGTTTTATTGAAGTCAAACTCGATGATGACTGGAAAACCTACTGGCGTTCTCCGGGCGAAGGCGGCGTGTCTCCAGAGCTAAACTGGCAAGCCCCCAGTAATATCGAAACGGTCGATTGGCAGTGGCCTTATCCGCAGCGTTTTGATGTTTTAGGCATCGAGACCCTCGGCTATAAGCATGATGTGTTATTTCCATTATCGATTAAGGTCGAGGATAGCCACCAGCCCGTGACCTTTAAGGCCAATTTAAGCTTATCGTCTTGCTCAACCGTGTGCGTGATCACCGACTATCCGTTAGAGCTCAGCTTTACTCCATCAGACTTACAAGCGGATCCGGAGGCGATGCGCCGTTATGCTCAAGCGGTCAGTTTAGTGCCGCAAGATTCGTCTCGATTGGATAATGCACGAGCTACATGGGATGAATCTAATCATAAACTGCAAGTCTCTCTCACCAGTCAGCAAGGTTGGCAGCAACCTGATCTGTTTATTGATGGCAAGGCAGAAAATGTTGCCGATAGCAGTTTTTCTCACCCAAGGGTATCGATTGATGGTAATCAGCTGACGGCTTGGTTTGATGTTTCTAATTGGTTAGGTGAGCCGAATTTAAGCGGTGAATCGGTACAAATCACGGTGGTCGATAAGCAATTTATTGCCGAACAAACCATTGCGTTAACCGATGGACCGGTTATTGAAGCCGGCGCAGGCTCATCATTATTGACGATGTTTCTCTTTGCTTTGCTAGGTGGTTTGATCCTCAATGTAATGCCGTGCGTGCTCCCAGTATTAGGTATGAAACTCACCTCGGTATTAAGTGTGGAACACCAGCAAAAATCACAGGTGAGAATGCAATCTTTCGCTTCGGCGGCTGGCATTATCTTTTCGTTTTGGTTAATTGCCGTGAGCTTGGCGCTCCTTAAGTGGTCTGGTCAATCGATTGGTTGGGGCATTCAATTTCAAAGTGCCGGCTTTCTTGGTGTGATGGCTCTAGTTACCGCTTTGTTTGGCGCCAATATGCTGGGTTTATTTGAACTGCGTTTACCTGCTTCGATGAACACTTGGCTCGCCACGAAGGGAGGCAATAATCATTCCGGGCACTTTATACAAGGTATGTTTGCAACATTATTGGCCACGCCTTGTTCTGCGCCGTTTCTTGGTACCGCAGTCGCCTTTGCACTTGGCGCTTCCTGGTTAACGTTATTTCTGATTTTTACCGGTCTAGGCATCGGCATGGCCCTACCTTGGCTATTGGTGGCGCTGCGCCCTTCATTAGCATTAAAACTGCCTCGACCGGGTCAATGGATGAATCGCCTGAAAGTGGTATTTGGCTTGATGATGCTCGCGACCTGCGTGTGGCTCATCACTTTGCTCTCATCACATCTATCGACCGGACTTCTATGGGCGATAAGTGCCTGCGCTTTGTTATTGCTCGTTTGGCGTAGTGTTCAGGTATTTGGCGGCCGCTTGGTTGGCATCACCGCCAGTCTAGGGTTAATTGCCGCGGCATTAGTCTTTTTCATTGCCAGTCTCACGGCTGATCATTGGCGCTCGCCGTTGCCCGCCGAGTTAAGCTGGCAGCCGCTAGATACTCAGCATATCCAACAACAAGTCGCGGCAGGTAATACCGTGTTTGTCGATGTAACGGCGGATTGGTGCATTACCTGTAAAGCCAACAAGATCGGCGTGCTGCTGCAACAACCGGTTTATGACGCGCTGCAACAAGACAAGATTGTACGCATGCAAGATGATTGGACGGTGCCCAACCCACAAGTGAGTGAATACTTACAATCCTATAATCGCTTTGGCGTGCCGTTCAATATTGTGTATGGACCGCAAGCGCCGCAAGGTATTGAGTTACCTGTGATCTACTCCAGTGACGATGTGATGCAAGCCATCGCGCAAGCCTCGGGAGGTGTTCAATGA
- a CDS encoding Na+/H+ antiporter NhaC family protein yields MSAPESSTSAPSHRPAPSALALLPLGVFLSLFIGVGTYLTMQGVDFAFYQLPAPIAALPAIVVAILLSKEKINKAIEQFLSGVGHQDIIAMCMIYLLAGAFAAVAKASGGVDATVNLGLSLLPTSMILPGIFLISAFIATAMGTSMGTIAAVAPVAVGIAQSAGMSMPLTAGVVLSGAMFGDNLSIISDTTIAATRSQGCEMKDKFRENVKIAIPAALIALVIFALSSTATQTPATGDIEWLKILPYLTILVLAVSGLNVFVVLSLGIVLAGGVSLYSVPDYALSQLGKDIYAGFGNMQEIFLLSMLIGGLSELMRQQGGLAFLTQLASRIIHQFGAKHSAKANSRASELGIAILVSLTNFCTANNTVAIIVSGSVARELSQQNGVSEKRSASLLDIFSCVTQGILPYGAQILLLGSVFQLSPLEIVSNSFYCFILAACAIIAVFVKNRHA; encoded by the coding sequence ATGTCTGCCCCTGAATCATCAACGTCAGCTCCATCTCATCGCCCTGCACCGTCCGCATTGGCATTATTACCGTTAGGTGTATTTCTCTCGTTATTCATTGGAGTAGGCACTTACTTAACCATGCAAGGAGTGGATTTTGCGTTTTATCAACTGCCCGCCCCTATTGCAGCATTGCCTGCTATTGTGGTGGCGATTTTATTAAGCAAAGAAAAGATCAATAAAGCCATTGAACAATTTTTAAGTGGCGTTGGTCATCAAGACATCATCGCGATGTGCATGATCTACTTGCTTGCGGGTGCTTTTGCGGCGGTCGCGAAAGCTTCTGGTGGCGTTGATGCTACGGTGAACCTAGGCTTATCGTTATTGCCTACCAGTATGATCCTACCGGGTATCTTTTTAATCTCTGCTTTTATTGCGACTGCGATGGGTACGTCGATGGGCACTATTGCCGCGGTTGCGCCAGTGGCGGTCGGGATCGCGCAATCAGCAGGAATGAGCATGCCACTCACCGCTGGTGTCGTATTAAGTGGGGCGATGTTTGGTGATAACTTATCAATCATCTCTGATACCACTATCGCAGCGACTCGCTCACAAGGCTGTGAGATGAAAGATAAATTCCGAGAAAACGTTAAAATCGCCATTCCAGCTGCATTGATTGCGCTTGTCATTTTTGCTTTAAGCAGTACGGCGACGCAAACGCCAGCCACCGGTGATATTGAATGGTTGAAAATCCTGCCTTATCTCACCATTCTGGTGTTGGCGGTTTCAGGTCTGAATGTGTTTGTGGTGCTAAGTTTGGGCATTGTGTTAGCCGGTGGCGTCAGCTTATATTCAGTACCGGATTACGCACTCAGCCAACTGGGCAAAGATATCTATGCTGGCTTTGGCAACATGCAAGAAATCTTCTTATTGTCGATGTTAATTGGTGGATTAAGTGAACTGATGCGTCAACAAGGTGGTCTGGCATTTTTAACCCAATTAGCCAGCCGCATCATCCATCAATTCGGCGCAAAACATTCTGCTAAAGCGAACTCACGTGCCAGTGAACTCGGCATTGCCATTTTAGTCTCTCTAACCAATTTCTGTACCGCTAATAATACCGTCGCCATCATTGTATCGGGCAGTGTGGCTCGTGAATTGTCACAACAAAATGGCGTCAGCGAGAAACGCTCGGCTAGCTTGCTCGACATTTTCTCTTGTGTCACTCAGGGCATTTTGCCTTATGGTGCTCAAATCTTATTATTGGGCTCGGTATTTCAATTATCACCGCTAGAAATTGTCTCTAACTCTTTCTACTGCTTTATTTTGGCTGCTTGCGCGATCATTGCGGTATTTGTGAAAAACCGTCACGCCTAG
- a CDS encoding DsbA family protein → MMRTTIKQRAVIWLGLLMMSLPVTARQAATLPQATEQKINDISQMLRDNPQVVDDLHESLQRYVHQQNQFDAVLKQHHDYIYNNPDQPSYGAKQPSYGAKQPKLTIAFFTDYSCPWCKKLTPVLQQLAEKYPELKVVDILVPLKEINSDENSASYALNTWQNQPTKFAQVSELLVNKPGSHNPGSLLRVAKKTDTRQQLEPQDKTHQQVTKNYQLFAQLGLQGTPAMLIGDQVIPGYLPIEKLEPIIQAQLAQ, encoded by the coding sequence ATGATGAGAACCACCATAAAACAACGCGCTGTAATTTGGCTTGGACTACTGATGATGAGCTTGCCGGTAACGGCGCGACAAGCGGCAACGTTGCCACAAGCCACTGAGCAGAAAATCAATGACATTAGCCAAATGCTACGAGATAACCCACAAGTAGTTGATGATCTCCATGAAAGCTTACAACGCTATGTACACCAACAAAATCAATTTGATGCGGTGTTAAAACAACACCATGATTATATCTACAACAACCCAGACCAACCGTCTTACGGTGCGAAACAACCGTCTTACGGTGCGAAACAACCGAAACTGACGATTGCATTTTTTACCGACTACAGCTGCCCTTGGTGTAAAAAACTCACGCCGGTATTACAACAATTAGCCGAGAAATATCCGGAGCTAAAAGTCGTGGATATTCTCGTACCACTAAAAGAAATCAATAGTGATGAAAACTCGGCTTCTTATGCGCTGAACACTTGGCAAAATCAACCTACCAAGTTTGCGCAAGTCAGTGAGTTATTGGTCAACAAGCCAGGCAGTCACAACCCAGGCTCATTGTTACGAGTCGCCAAGAAAACCGATACTCGTCAACAATTGGAGCCTCAAGACAAAACGCACCAGCAAGTCACTAAGAACTATCAATTATTTGCGCAACTTGGCTTGCAGGGCACACCCGCAATGCTCATTGGCGATCAGGTGATTCCTGGCTATTTACCGATTGAAAAACTCGAGCCGATTATTCAAGCGCAACTCGCCCAATAA